The Rhea pennata isolate bPtePen1 chromosome Z, bPtePen1.pri, whole genome shotgun sequence genome includes a region encoding these proteins:
- the PLIN2 gene encoding perilipin-2 isoform X1, which translates to MALAAIDPQQNVLSRVVNLPLVSSTYDMVSTAYITTKDNHPYLKSVCELAEKGVKTITSVAMMSAMPIIQKLEPQIVVANNYACIGLDKIEERLPILNQPTDKVVANAKDVVVGAREAVTTTVTGAKETVAHKITGVVGKTKEAMQDSVEVTKSVVNGSVNTVLASRVVQMVSSGVDSALTKSETLVDQYLPLTEEELEQEAAKVEGFEVGVQKPSYYVRLGSLSSKVRARAYQQALNKVRDAKYKSQETISQLNHTVNLIEYARKNMNSANQKLLDAQEKLYQSWVEWKENTGQNDGDESHSAEHIESRTLAIARSLTQQLQTTCLTLVSSIQGLPQNVQDQVYSVGSMASDVYQSFRSASSFQELSDSFFTTSKGQLKKMKESLDDVMDYLVNNTPLNWLVPDFTITDLSSESDDIPDILDLDEEDQQDFSRTNGPFTAGQRAE; encoded by the exons ATGGCATTAGCAGCAATTGATCCACAGCAG AATGTTTTATCAAGGGTTGTGAACCTTCCTTTGGTGAGCTCCACCTATGATATGGTGTCTACAGCTTATATCACCACAAAGGATAACCATCCATACTTGAAGTCAGTATGTGAGCTAGCAGAGAAAGGAGTGAAGACAATTACTTCAGTAGCCATGATGAGTGCTATGCCTATCATCCAGAAGCTGGAACCACAAA TTGTAGTTGCCAACAACTATGCATGTATTGGTCTAGATAAAATTGAAGAGAGACTACCTATACTGAATCAACCCACTGACAAG GTTGTTGCCAATGCTAAGGATGTAGTTGTTGGAGCCCGGGAAGCTGTAACAACCACTGTGACTGGTGCCAAGGAAACTGTTGCCCACAAAATCACTGGAGTTGTGGGCAAGACTAAAGAAGCAATGCAAGACAGTGTAGAAGTGACAAAGTCAGTTGTCAATGGCAGCGTTAACACTGTCCTGGCAAGTCGTGTTGTGCAAATGGTTAGCAGTGGAGTGGATAGTGCACTCACTAAATCGGAGACTCTTGTGGACCAATATCTCCCACTTACAGAAGAGGAGCTAG AGCAAGAAGCTGCAAAAGTTGAAGGATTTGAAGTTGGAGTTCAAAAGCCAAGTTACTATGTTAGACTAGGATCACTGTCTTCAAAGGTCCGTGCACGTGCCTACCAACAAGCCTTAAACAAAGTTAGAGATGCTAAGTACAAAAGCCAGGAGACAATCTCTCAGCTCAACCACACTGTTAATCTG ATCGAGTATGCCAGAAAGAACATGAATAGTGCCAATCAGAAACTTCTTGATGCTCAGGAAAAGCTGTATCAGTCCTGGGtagaatggaaggaaaatacaggCCAAAATGATGGTGATGAATCGCATAGTGCTGAG CACATAGAGTCAAGAACTCTAGCTATTGCACGAAGCCTCACTCAGCAGCTTCAGACCACCTGCCTCACATTGGTCTCAAGCATACAGGGGCTTCCACAGAATGTGCAGGACCAGGTTTACAGTGTTGGGTCTATGGCAAGTGATGTATACCAGAGCTTTCGGTCAGCATCTTCCTTCCAAGAACTGTCAGACAGCTTCTTTACCACTAGCAAAGgacaactgaagaaaatgaaggagtCTCTGGATGATGTGATGGATTATCTTGTTAACAACACACCACTTAACTGGCTG GTACCAGATTTCACTATTACAGACTTGTCTTCAGAGTCAGATGATATCCCAGACATTTTGGATTTGGATGAAGAAGATCAACAAGACTTTTCACGCACAAATGGCCCTTTCACTGCAGGGCAAAGAGCTGAATaa
- the PLIN2 gene encoding perilipin-2 isoform X2 has translation MALAAIDPQQNVLSRVVNLPLVSSTYDMVSTAYITTKDNHPYLKSVCELAEKGVKTITSVAMMSAMPIIQKLEPQIVVANNYACIGLDKIEERLPILNQPTDKVVANAKDVVVGAREAVTTTVTGAKETVAHKITGVVGKTKEAMQDSVEVTKSVVNGSVNTVLASRVVQMVSSGVDSALTKSETLVDQYLPLTEEELEQEAAKVEGFEVGVQKPSYYVRLGSLSSKVRARAYQQALNKVRDAKYKSQETISQLNHTVNLIEYARKNMNSANQKLLDAQEKLYQSWVEWKENTGQNDGDESHSAEHIESRTLAIARSLTQQLQTTCLTLVSSIQGLPQNVQDQVYSVGSMASDVYQSFRSASSFQELSDSFFTTSKGQLKKMKESLDDVMDYLVNNTPLNWLVGPFYPQLAGVQHAESKGEGEKNSSQEDKQPEHITE, from the exons ATGGCATTAGCAGCAATTGATCCACAGCAG AATGTTTTATCAAGGGTTGTGAACCTTCCTTTGGTGAGCTCCACCTATGATATGGTGTCTACAGCTTATATCACCACAAAGGATAACCATCCATACTTGAAGTCAGTATGTGAGCTAGCAGAGAAAGGAGTGAAGACAATTACTTCAGTAGCCATGATGAGTGCTATGCCTATCATCCAGAAGCTGGAACCACAAA TTGTAGTTGCCAACAACTATGCATGTATTGGTCTAGATAAAATTGAAGAGAGACTACCTATACTGAATCAACCCACTGACAAG GTTGTTGCCAATGCTAAGGATGTAGTTGTTGGAGCCCGGGAAGCTGTAACAACCACTGTGACTGGTGCCAAGGAAACTGTTGCCCACAAAATCACTGGAGTTGTGGGCAAGACTAAAGAAGCAATGCAAGACAGTGTAGAAGTGACAAAGTCAGTTGTCAATGGCAGCGTTAACACTGTCCTGGCAAGTCGTGTTGTGCAAATGGTTAGCAGTGGAGTGGATAGTGCACTCACTAAATCGGAGACTCTTGTGGACCAATATCTCCCACTTACAGAAGAGGAGCTAG AGCAAGAAGCTGCAAAAGTTGAAGGATTTGAAGTTGGAGTTCAAAAGCCAAGTTACTATGTTAGACTAGGATCACTGTCTTCAAAGGTCCGTGCACGTGCCTACCAACAAGCCTTAAACAAAGTTAGAGATGCTAAGTACAAAAGCCAGGAGACAATCTCTCAGCTCAACCACACTGTTAATCTG ATCGAGTATGCCAGAAAGAACATGAATAGTGCCAATCAGAAACTTCTTGATGCTCAGGAAAAGCTGTATCAGTCCTGGGtagaatggaaggaaaatacaggCCAAAATGATGGTGATGAATCGCATAGTGCTGAG CACATAGAGTCAAGAACTCTAGCTATTGCACGAAGCCTCACTCAGCAGCTTCAGACCACCTGCCTCACATTGGTCTCAAGCATACAGGGGCTTCCACAGAATGTGCAGGACCAGGTTTACAGTGTTGGGTCTATGGCAAGTGATGTATACCAGAGCTTTCGGTCAGCATCTTCCTTCCAAGAACTGTCAGACAGCTTCTTTACCACTAGCAAAGgacaactgaagaaaatgaaggagtCTCTGGATGATGTGATGGATTATCTTGTTAACAACACACCACTTAACTGGCTGGTAGGTCCCTTTTACCCACAGTTGGCTGGCGTTCAGCATGCTGAGAGCAAAGgtgaaggggagaaaaattCCAGCCAGGAAGACAAACAGCCTGAACACATTACTGAATAA